The genomic segment AAAAATAGTACTGAGAAAAGAAGCTACTGTCGGATATGGCAGTAGCTTTTTTCAGGTGTTTTTTGTATAATAAAATGCTGTAAAGGCTTTGCAAAAACATAAGGGAGGATAAGAAGATGGCATTAATGGAAGTGAACTTCTTTTCAAAAGCACTGATGCGTCCGGTAACGATGAATGTAATCTTGCCGGTTGATAAAGTGTTTTTTGGAGAAGAAACAGAAGAAGAGAACAAACCGTTTAAGACTTTGTATTTGCTTCACGGAGTAATGGGGAATTACACAGACTGGGTAACAGGAACATGTATTAAGCGATGGGCAGAGGAAAAGAATCTGGCAGTAGTTATGCCATCTGGAGCAAATATGTTCTATATGGATCATCCGAATGCAAATGAAAACTACAGTGAATTTATCGGAAAAGAGCTTGTAAAGATTACACGAAGAATGTTTCCGTTATCTCACAAAAAAGAAGATACATTTATTGCCGGGTTATCCATGGGAGGATACGGTGCGATCCGAAATGGTCTGAAATACCATGACACATTCGGATACATCGCAGGTCTTTCTTCTGCTATGATTCTTGAAAAAATGAGGACAGCAGATGACAGTTCTCCTATGTTCTTTGAGAAAAAAAGCTTTCTGGAGAATGTATTTGGAGATCTGTCCCGGATCAAAGACTGTGAGATCAATCCGGAATGGATTGCCGAAAATATGAAAAAAGATGGAATCCCATTTCCGCATATGTACCTTGCCTGTGGACTGGACGATCCGCTTCTTCCTCCGAACCGTAAGTTCAGAGATACCATGCAGAAACTGGGTGTGGATGTAACTTACGAGGAAGGTCCGGGAGCACATGAGTGGGATTTCTGGAATCGTTATATTAAGAGAGTTCTGGACTGGCTGCCTCTTGATAAGGATAGCAAGGAAGGGATGAACAGCGGGAACGTAGGATTGTAAATTACAGAACATATTTTATTAAAATCTCTGAGGTTACAATAATCTCAGAGATTTTTTGCCAGAAATATTTTAGTATGGGTAAAATAACTGTGAACATAAAAATATACAAAAAAGCAAAGATAAAAATATATAAAATACCGAAAAAATAAAATTGTATTGACAATAATATGTGAAAGATATAATATATTTCATGTAGAGTACACGGGTACGCAAAGCAAAAACATACATATAATGAAGAAAGCGAAAACCTATGTGCTGGAAAATATGTATTTGAACAAAAAATACCCCACATAACTTCACCTGCTACCAACAAATGGAGAAATACATGGGATATTTTATGGAAAATAATTTTATCACAAGTCTAAATATTTGTAAATAAATTTTCCTGACAGAACTTATGCATATTTTCGTAACTCATATGACTGGAACTGAAAAATGTTTATCCAGTTAAAAATTAGTAAAGCAGATTTTATATAACTGCGTAATTAAACAGGAGGTACGAATAATGAAAAAAAGGTTACTTAGTGGTTTACTTTGTGGAACACTAACAATGTCTCTTCTTGGAGGGACTGCAATACCAGTATTGGCAGATGATGATCAGACAATCACAATGTGGACAGTATTTACTGGATCAGATGGAGATATCCTGAGAGAAATTGTCAAAGATTACAATGAGAGTAACGAAGATGGGATTAAAGTTGATATTGATATCATGGATGGAAGTACTCTTCAGGCAAAACTTCCTACAGCAATATCTACCAATACAGCTCCGGATTTTGTTTTGATGGGAATTGAATATATTTATCAATATGCAAATAATGATATGATTATACCATTGGATGATTTCTGGGAAAAAACCGGATTGGATGAAAGCAACTATTTGGAAAATGTTGTGGACAAATCAAAAGTAGATGGAACTTTATATGGTGTTCCGATGCAGTATAATCTTCAGTATCTCTATTATAATAAAGATTTATTTGAGGAGGCAGGGCTTGATCCAGAACAGCCACCGACAACAATGGAAGAATTAGCAGAAGATGCAAAGAAATTGACGAATCCGGATAAAAATCAGTATGGTATTGGTTTTCCTACAGACTATGCATCCTATTGTGAATATTTATGGTCAAATGGTGGAGATGTAGTAAGTGAAGATGGAAAAGAAAATAATCTGAATTCGGAAGCTAATATTAAGACCTTGGAATGGATTCAAGATTTAGTTTTGAACGAAAATGTTTCTCCTCAGGGGTTAAAAGCTGCTGATGCAGATACCATGTTTCAGTCAGGACAGTTGGCAATGTATACCAGTGGACCATGGAATATTAATGGATTAAAACAGTTGGGGGTTAATTTCGGAATTACTGCAATTCCATCGGGTTCAGATGGAGCTTATGCCCCTGAAGGCGGTTGTGCATATATGATTCCAAAAAGCGTAGATGATTCCAAGAAGGATGCGATTTATAAATGGATGGCATATTGGCTTTCTGACGATGTATTAAAAGAATGGTCTACAAGAAATGGATTTCCGGTATGGTCTAATTCACTGCTGGAAGATGAAGATATTAAATCTGATGAGATCTTAACAGATGTATCCGATGCATCTAAGATTGGACGTAACTGGCATCTGAATCTTGACTGGGGAAGTCAAATTGATCAGAATGTTATGCAGCCTATGATGGAACAGATATTATCAGGAACCGATGTATCTGAGGCGCTTCAGACAGCGTCAGATACTTTAGATGGTATTATTGCAGAAAAGTAGAATTCAAGAGCTGTTGCAGTAATGCAATAGCTCTTTTTATAGGAGAGCGAATATGAAAAATAGAAATAAATATCATGCTCAAAGTCAGAAACAAGCATATCTTTTTCTGGCACCGTCTATGTTAATACTTACAGTTTTTGTCTTTATTCCTCTGATTGGTGCACTGGTGATCAGTGTTATGAATATTGACATTTATATGAACAATATTTCTTTTGCAGGATTTGGAAATTATTTAAAAATGTTTCATGATAGCAGAATAGGAAATGCTACATTTAATTCATTTTATTTTGCACTGGCAGAAGTACCTCTTCAGGTTTTTATGGCATTATTAATGCTTATGTTGATGATAAAAAATAATCGTTTTCATAAGTTTCTAAGAACAGTATTTTATCTTCCATATGTATGCTCAATGACAGCGATTAGTATCATGTGGTCAATGCTGTTAAATACAAATTATGGTATGTTACCATATTTATTTAAACAAATTGGTGTTGACTTTCCAAATGTTCTTACAAGTACTACATGGGCAATGCCAGTAGTGATTCTTATTACAGTATGGAAAAACTTTGGATATACACTTACTCTTTTATCTGCTGCGGCACTGGGAGTATCAAATTCTTTATACGAGGCTGCTGAAATGGATGGAGCTACAGGATTTCAGAAATTTATATATGTAACGATTCCTGGAATCAAACAGACTATTAA from the Blautia wexlerae DSM 19850 genome contains:
- a CDS encoding alpha/beta hydrolase, which translates into the protein MALMEVNFFSKALMRPVTMNVILPVDKVFFGEETEEENKPFKTLYLLHGVMGNYTDWVTGTCIKRWAEEKNLAVVMPSGANMFYMDHPNANENYSEFIGKELVKITRRMFPLSHKKEDTFIAGLSMGGYGAIRNGLKYHDTFGYIAGLSSAMILEKMRTADDSSPMFFEKKSFLENVFGDLSRIKDCEINPEWIAENMKKDGIPFPHMYLACGLDDPLLPPNRKFRDTMQKLGVDVTYEEGPGAHEWDFWNRYIKRVLDWLPLDKDSKEGMNSGNVGL
- a CDS encoding ABC transporter substrate-binding protein, translated to MKKRLLSGLLCGTLTMSLLGGTAIPVLADDDQTITMWTVFTGSDGDILREIVKDYNESNEDGIKVDIDIMDGSTLQAKLPTAISTNTAPDFVLMGIEYIYQYANNDMIIPLDDFWEKTGLDESNYLENVVDKSKVDGTLYGVPMQYNLQYLYYNKDLFEEAGLDPEQPPTTMEELAEDAKKLTNPDKNQYGIGFPTDYASYCEYLWSNGGDVVSEDGKENNLNSEANIKTLEWIQDLVLNENVSPQGLKAADADTMFQSGQLAMYTSGPWNINGLKQLGVNFGITAIPSGSDGAYAPEGGCAYMIPKSVDDSKKDAIYKWMAYWLSDDVLKEWSTRNGFPVWSNSLLEDEDIKSDEILTDVSDASKIGRNWHLNLDWGSQIDQNVMQPMMEQILSGTDVSEALQTASDTLDGIIAEK
- a CDS encoding carbohydrate ABC transporter permease codes for the protein MKNRNKYHAQSQKQAYLFLAPSMLILTVFVFIPLIGALVISVMNIDIYMNNISFAGFGNYLKMFHDSRIGNATFNSFYFALAEVPLQVFMALLMLMLMIKNNRFHKFLRTVFYLPYVCSMTAISIMWSMLLNTNYGMLPYLFKQIGVDFPNVLTSTTWAMPVVILITVWKNFGYTLTLLSAAALGVSNSLYEAAEMDGATGFQKFIYVTIPGIKQTINFCIVTTLITALQVFDQVYVMTKGGPLYKTETLVSYIYNQGFQVAPYDLGYASSIAVYLFLMVAIITFVLRRFVLNRGTEE